A part of Schistosoma mansoni strain Puerto Rico chromosome W, complete genome genomic DNA contains:
- a CDS encoding putative replication protein A: MWSSTDYGSSIGTTSDFGGGYMASMGATTGQKKISYQGTIVPCTCAEIMAANQDGDKFVSPCGIEFSQISVVGIIRSVNESSTRVEYEIDDYTGPCLPVKLFTEDQDNTSSGPQSRPFRELSYVRVHGHVRNFQGVKHVIAFRVIHLSDMNELTTHIMEVIYTRMLYTKIKQDENNGTNVKSNFSEGGSHNAPGSISNGLTVLQNQILAIVRTFVGERGIPVSQLTEKLRGIPERQIREDLDFLSAEGHVYSTVDDDHFRATEA; this comes from the exons ATGTGGTCGTCAACTG ACTACGGTAGTAGTATTGGAACTACAAGTGATTTTGGTGGAGGTTATATGGCATCGATGGGTGCCACAACTGGACAAAAG AAGATTAGTTACCAGGGTACTATTGTTCCTTGTACGTGTGCCGAAATAATGGCCGCAAATCAGGATGGTGATAAATTTGTGTCTCCATGTGGAATAGAATTCAGTCAA ATATCAGTTGTTGGGATTATTCGTTCGGTAAATGAGTCAAGTACACGCGTAGAGTATGAGATCGACGACTATACAGGACCATGTTTGCCAGTAAAACTTTTTACAGAGGATCAGGACAATACATCTTCCGGTCCACAATCACGTCCGTTTCGCGAGTTATCGTATGTACGAGTACATGGTCATGTCCGGAACTTCCAGGGAGTCAAACATGTTATTGCTTTCCGA GTCATCCATTTGTCAGACATGAATGAACTTACTACTCATATAATGGAAGTGATTTATACAAGAATGTTGTATACGAAAATCAAACAAGATGAGAATAATGGCACGAACGTCAAAAGTAATTTCAGCGAGGGGGGTTCGCATAATGCACCTGGTTCTATAAGTAATGGACTCACTGTCTTGCAAAATCAGATACTCGCAATAGTTAGAACGTTTGTTGGTGAGCGTGGAATTCCTGTATCCCAATTAACGGAAAAGCTGCGTGGGATACCCGAAAGGCAAATAAG GGAGGACTTGGATTTCCTTAGTGCTGAGGGTCATGTATATTCGACTGTGGATGATGATCACTTCCGAGCTACTGAAGCATAA